In Methylomonas sp. ZR1, one DNA window encodes the following:
- a CDS encoding AlpA family transcriptional regulator: MVAKPDNAQRAPTANRRRQRNKITYTPAPLPAEGFVRLPSVLGVLGVSKSTFLNGVKDGKYPAGTLLSPRCRVWPVDDIRALLDKIGGA; the protein is encoded by the coding sequence ATGGTAGCAAAACCCGACAACGCGCAACGCGCACCAACCGCAAACCGCCGCAGACAGCGGAATAAAATCACTTATACTCCAGCACCTTTGCCGGCTGAAGGCTTCGTTAGATTGCCATCGGTCTTGGGAGTGCTGGGTGTGTCAAAAAGCACCTTCCTCAATGGCGTAAAAGATGGCAAGTATCCGGCGGGAACGTTGCTTTCCCCGCGCTGCCGTGTCTGGCCGGTAGACGATATTCGGGCATTGCTCGATAAGATTGGGGGTGCGTAA
- a CDS encoding toprim domain-containing protein, with protein MSFQHIEDAARTALADYGLLPPKYFKRDTFQVVDVEDGRPGNGAGRIKIFIDGKGGVVQNWKTGEKGSFFLNAEGQATALSEAERQRIECERKRRQAEELARMDRAAKRALATWTAAEPAPLDHPYLLEKQIKPHAARVGTWKRTVTDDAGTKQTVSIANSLLIPLFDHTGALRSLQAIFPDKHPLFTRNKDFLPGGGLAGLFWWIGAKTDVVLICEGFATAATLYEKTRIKTYLAFTANNLLAVGRIVREKLPNATIVFAADNDTETAGNPGLSKANEAAAAVGGSVIVPPIPDADFNDYQIFLNGGSHVG; from the coding sequence ATGAGCTTTCAGCATATCGAAGACGCCGCCCGCACTGCGCTGGCCGATTATGGGCTGTTACCGCCTAAGTATTTCAAGCGCGACACCTTCCAAGTGGTTGATGTCGAAGATGGTAGACCCGGAAACGGTGCGGGCAGGATTAAGATTTTTATTGACGGTAAAGGTGGTGTCGTCCAAAACTGGAAGACCGGCGAAAAGGGTTCATTCTTTTTGAATGCTGAAGGTCAAGCCACCGCACTATCCGAAGCCGAGCGCCAACGGATCGAGTGCGAGCGCAAGCGCCGCCAAGCCGAGGAATTAGCTCGTATGGATCGTGCAGCCAAACGGGCTTTGGCCACCTGGACGGCAGCCGAACCCGCGCCGTTAGATCATCCTTACTTGCTGGAAAAGCAAATCAAGCCCCATGCTGCCCGCGTTGGCACCTGGAAGCGCACCGTTACCGACGACGCCGGCACTAAGCAAACGGTATCGATTGCGAATAGCTTGCTGATACCGTTATTCGACCACACCGGCGCCCTCCGCAGCCTGCAAGCGATTTTTCCCGATAAGCATCCATTGTTCACGCGCAATAAAGACTTTTTGCCAGGCGGTGGTCTGGCTGGGCTGTTCTGGTGGATCGGGGCGAAAACCGACGTCGTGCTGATTTGCGAAGGCTTTGCCACTGCGGCCACGCTGTATGAGAAAACCCGTATCAAGACTTATCTGGCGTTCACGGCAAACAATCTGTTGGCGGTTGGGCGAATCGTGCGTGAGAAGTTGCCGAACGCCACGATTGTGTTTGCTGCCGACAACGACACCGAAACCGCCGGCAATCCAGGACTGAGCAAGGCCAACGAGGCCGCCGCAGCGGTGGGCGGTTCGGTCATCGTGCCACCGATACCGGACGCGGATTTCAACGACTATCAAATTTTTTTGAACGGTGGCAGCCATGTCGGATAA
- a CDS encoding tail assembly protein has translation MKTVRLVGDLEKYKPVWTLDVKTPAEALRAIGVQRDGFLAECDAGHYVAVLIDLKDQDRSRLVTGDNAFDPWSDEELWVMPTARGEYGFDAAIWAGVATALTEAGVAAGAAVAAAEIAVALANIAISIALSSIASLITSKKKNTPATQQERPENKPSFIADGAVNLTAAGHPHPILFGEVPDCGCMILSSDYWVEDIPV, from the coding sequence ATGAAGACAGTAAGACTTGTTGGAGATTTGGAAAAATACAAACCCGTCTGGACGCTGGACGTTAAAACCCCGGCTGAAGCGTTGCGGGCGATAGGTGTACAGCGCGATGGATTTTTAGCTGAGTGCGACGCCGGGCATTATGTGGCGGTGCTGATTGATCTAAAAGACCAGGATCGCTCCAGACTCGTGACGGGTGATAATGCGTTCGACCCGTGGTCAGACGAGGAGCTTTGGGTTATGCCTACCGCGAGAGGTGAATATGGCTTTGATGCTGCGATATGGGCTGGAGTCGCGACGGCATTAACCGAAGCGGGTGTAGCTGCTGGGGCGGCCGTCGCGGCCGCTGAGATTGCGGTTGCGTTGGCTAACATAGCTATATCGATAGCGTTGTCTTCCATCGCCAGCCTGATTACCAGCAAAAAGAAAAACACGCCAGCAACTCAGCAAGAGCGCCCGGAAAACAAGCCTTCATTCATCGCCGATGGCGCGGTCAATCTTACGGCTGCCGGCCATCCACATCCCATTTTATTTGGAGAAGTGCCGGATTGCGGCTGCATGATTCTATCGTCTGATTACTGGGTAGAGGATATCCCCGTATAA
- a CDS encoding cell wall-binding protein, which yields MSDKPKTPPILEVVNGAKKPPTAKKAGTQKPTGNGGGGSGGGRSTPPEKFGEYLIKNGAFHQSRAVKAGPDGSGFVEFPLCDFVCSIKEEVTAEDGLNDAAFLRIEGRRGDGLPLPAVDVPAKSFFSSQACWPNEAWGSRVFVYPGTAKRDNLRAAVHQFSRLSGDIPRRVVYRFTGWKKIDGAWHYLTGSGAMTAAGLIDGVQVDLGPGNMGRYALPTALAGDDLKQAVADAMLLLDVAPSRPHIGAALLAAVARAPLGECQQTDFAVWLHGLTGSRKSALAAIAQAFYGDFTARSFPANWSDSANDAEAKSHQSKDGVFCIDDFRPSVNRVEAEKQHAMAERIIRGTGNGAGRGRRTANMQAQAAPFNRSMMIVTAEDLPRGQSLLGRLLILELGRADVDNPTLSKLQHAAQAGRFPGLMSAYLQWLAPRMDRLKAEFPKVVEQLRNAAIRDGFASSHPRAPEIYSNLLGGAETFMEFLEDAGTLTSEQANVVLAELENCLKQAFSEQGAYQTEQDEVERFLQLLRAAFSSGNGHIATVIKQGPPVTRPFSWGWRSSGKDLNGDDMYKPMGDCCGWYAEPRDAQPAEVWMEPNTAFKIVQEFARHQGDSFLISAGSLWRRMAERGLLLKMEHDGGGKPRPTIKRTIAGRSVRVLVLDAGLVESG from the coding sequence ATGTCGGATAAGCCCAAAACCCCGCCGATTCTGGAAGTTGTTAACGGTGCGAAGAAGCCGCCAACCGCCAAGAAAGCCGGCACCCAAAAGCCAACCGGCAACGGTGGCGGAGGTAGTGGTGGTGGACGCTCAACCCCGCCGGAAAAGTTCGGCGAGTACCTGATAAAAAATGGCGCGTTTCATCAATCCCGCGCCGTTAAGGCCGGGCCGGATGGGTCCGGCTTTGTGGAGTTTCCGCTGTGCGATTTTGTCTGCTCAATCAAGGAGGAAGTGACCGCCGAAGACGGTTTAAACGATGCGGCCTTTCTGCGAATCGAAGGCCGGCGCGGTGATGGTTTGCCGCTGCCGGCGGTCGATGTACCGGCCAAGTCGTTCTTTTCATCGCAAGCCTGCTGGCCTAACGAGGCTTGGGGTTCTCGGGTGTTCGTTTATCCCGGCACGGCCAAACGCGACAACCTCCGCGCCGCCGTGCATCAATTCAGCCGCTTGTCGGGCGATATACCGCGCAGGGTGGTCTATCGCTTCACCGGTTGGAAAAAGATAGACGGCGCCTGGCACTACTTGACCGGATCAGGGGCTATGACTGCCGCCGGACTGATCGATGGCGTTCAAGTCGATTTAGGTCCGGGCAACATGGGCCGCTATGCGCTGCCGACAGCGTTGGCCGGCGATGACTTGAAACAGGCGGTTGCCGATGCCATGCTGTTGTTGGACGTGGCACCCAGCCGGCCGCATATCGGCGCGGCCTTGTTGGCAGCGGTGGCGCGGGCGCCGCTGGGCGAGTGCCAGCAAACCGATTTTGCCGTCTGGTTGCATGGTTTGACTGGTTCTCGTAAGTCCGCCCTGGCCGCCATCGCTCAAGCCTTTTATGGCGATTTCACCGCCCGCAGCTTTCCGGCGAACTGGTCCGATAGTGCGAATGATGCCGAGGCCAAAAGCCATCAGAGCAAAGACGGCGTGTTTTGTATTGACGACTTCCGCCCTTCGGTTAACCGTGTCGAAGCCGAGAAGCAGCACGCGATGGCCGAGCGGATTATTCGCGGTACAGGCAACGGGGCCGGACGGGGTCGCCGCACGGCCAATATGCAGGCGCAAGCCGCGCCGTTCAATCGATCAATGATGATCGTAACCGCCGAGGATTTACCCCGTGGGCAATCGTTATTAGGGCGATTGTTGATACTGGAATTAGGCCGCGCCGACGTTGATAACCCCACGCTCAGCAAACTACAGCACGCCGCTCAGGCTGGACGATTTCCAGGGCTGATGTCTGCCTATCTGCAATGGCTGGCACCGCGCATGGATCGATTGAAAGCCGAATTTCCTAAGGTGGTGGAACAGCTACGCAACGCCGCGATTCGCGACGGCTTCGCCAGCAGTCACCCGCGAGCACCGGAGATTTACAGCAACCTGCTAGGCGGTGCTGAAACCTTTATGGAGTTTCTGGAAGACGCCGGCACCCTGACCAGCGAACAGGCCAACGTGGTGTTGGCCGAGCTTGAGAACTGCTTAAAGCAGGCATTCAGCGAACAGGGCGCATACCAAACCGAACAAGATGAAGTCGAGCGATTCTTGCAATTGTTACGGGCCGCGTTCAGCTCAGGCAATGGTCACATTGCCACCGTTATCAAGCAGGGGCCGCCCGTTACCCGGCCATTTAGCTGGGGTTGGCGCAGTTCCGGCAAGGATTTGAACGGCGATGACATGTATAAGCCGATGGGCGATTGTTGCGGCTGGTATGCCGAACCCAGGGATGCACAGCCCGCCGAGGTATGGATGGAGCCTAACACCGCCTTCAAGATCGTCCAAGAGTTCGCCCGCCATCAAGGCGACAGCTTTCTGATTTCTGCCGGTTCTCTATGGCGTCGGATGGCTGAGCGGGGCTTGTTGTTAAAGATGGAGCACGACGGCGGCGGTAAGCCACGCCCAACCATCAAGCGCACTATTGCGGGCCGGTCGGTGCGTGTGCTGGTTCTGGATGCCGGCCTTGTTGAATCCGGTTAA
- a CDS encoding integrase arm-type DNA-binding domain-containing protein, translating into MAKNLNKDTVYRAAKPKDKDYTINDGECLTLLVKANGSKLWRFIYRFKGKQNRLGFGSYPETSLESARRKAEAAREQIANGIDPGEIRKQEKADIQQTTEAQNRLDAGLPLINSFEYVTREWLASNAHTVRDITHQKKLRRFELYVFPAVGQMPIGEVKSPDVFAVVRPLIIKNQLETAHRVRSDISGAFAYAIAHGFTDYDPAQAVGAQIPAQKVIHNAAITDPKEVGQLLRDITHYQGTFVVQTALRLSPYLFQRPGEIRQMEWKDIDLAAMEWRYFVTKTEVQHIVPLSRQAVAILEAIKPLTGVGQYVFPSSRGDGRPMSDGTVRTALKTLGYEKDVMSAHGFRTTASTLLNEQGWSPDAIERQLCHMPKDQVRAAYNRAQYLDERRRMMQAWADYLDGLKAGADVIPFRRVV; encoded by the coding sequence ATGGCTAAGAATCTCAATAAAGACACGGTCTACAGGGCAGCTAAGCCTAAAGACAAGGACTACACCATCAACGACGGCGAATGCTTGACGTTGTTGGTCAAAGCCAACGGTTCAAAACTTTGGCGGTTCATCTATCGATTTAAGGGTAAGCAGAATCGGCTTGGCTTTGGATCGTACCCCGAAACCTCCCTCGAAAGCGCCAGGCGCAAAGCTGAGGCCGCCCGCGAGCAGATTGCCAATGGCATAGACCCCGGCGAAATTCGCAAGCAGGAAAAGGCCGACATCCAACAAACCACCGAAGCTCAAAATCGCCTTGATGCTGGTCTGCCACTAATCAACAGCTTCGAATATGTAACTCGCGAATGGTTAGCCTCAAATGCTCACACCGTCCGCGACATCACCCATCAAAAGAAACTCCGCCGCTTTGAGCTGTATGTATTCCCGGCGGTCGGCCAAATGCCGATTGGCGAGGTTAAATCGCCGGATGTTTTCGCCGTCGTGCGGCCGTTGATTATCAAAAACCAATTGGAAACCGCGCATAGGGTACGCTCAGACATCAGCGGCGCCTTTGCCTATGCCATCGCCCACGGCTTCACCGATTACGACCCGGCGCAAGCTGTCGGCGCTCAAATACCCGCGCAAAAAGTCATTCATAACGCCGCGATTACTGACCCCAAAGAAGTCGGCCAATTACTGCGGGACATTACTCACTATCAAGGTACCTTTGTTGTGCAAACCGCGCTCAGGCTATCGCCTTACCTGTTCCAGCGGCCTGGCGAGATTCGGCAGATGGAATGGAAAGATATTGATCTTGCGGCCATGGAATGGCGCTACTTCGTCACCAAAACCGAAGTGCAACACATTGTCCCGCTGTCACGCCAGGCGGTGGCAATATTGGAAGCCATCAAACCGTTAACCGGCGTTGGTCAGTACGTGTTCCCATCCAGCCGTGGCGACGGCCGGCCAATGTCCGACGGTACCGTTCGCACGGCGTTGAAAACACTAGGCTATGAAAAGGACGTAATGAGCGCCCACGGTTTTAGAACCACCGCGTCTACGCTGCTCAATGAACAAGGCTGGTCGCCGGATGCAATCGAGCGGCAGTTGTGCCACATGCCCAAGGATCAGGTGAGGGCGGCCTATAACCGCGCGCAATACTTGGACGAGCGCCGCCGCATGATGCAGGCCTGGGCGGATTATCTGGACGGACTGAAAGCGGGGGCGGATGTGATCCCGTTTCGCAGGGTCGTTTAA